A window of bacterium genomic DNA:
ACTCCTCCTCCTCGCGGGCGAGCCCGGCATCGGGAAGTCCACCCTCATCATGCAGGTCGCCGGAGCGGTCGCGGGGCAGGCGACACCCGTCCTCTACATCTCCGGCGAAGAAACCGCACCGCAGCTCAAACAACGTGCCGATCGCCTCAACGTGCGCTCGGAGCACATCAAGGTCCTCACGACGAACGACGCGGCCGTCGCCACGGCGGCCATCGCAAAGTTGCGACCGGCACTCGCTATCGTTGACTCCATCCAGACCATCGCGCTCCCCGATATCCCCACCGGAACGGGCGGCGTCACCCAAGTCCGTGCGGTGACGAACGCGATCCTCCATACCGCAAAAACGACGAACGTCCCCACGATCATCATCGGCCACGTCACAAAGGACGGCACCGTTGCCGGACCAAAAACGCTCGAGCACCTCGTGGACCAGGTCGCCGTCTTCGAGGGCGATCCGCACGGCGATCTCCGTGTCCTGCGGACGACGAAGAACCGCTACGGCTCAACAGATGTCGCCGGCGTCTTCACGATGACCGAACGAGGGCTCGATGCGTGCGCAGACCCCGCGTCCGCATTCCTCACCGCGGGGACACCGTCACCCGGGAGCGCAATCGCTGCGGCTGGACTCGGCAACCGTACGATCCTCGTGGAGGTGCAGGCACTCGTGACAAAATCGTCGTTCGGTCAACCCCAACGACGAAGCGTTGGCATTGACATCAACCGCCTCCACGTCATTCTCGCGATCCTCGCGCAGCACGGCGGCGTGTCGTTCGCGTCGTCCGATGTCCACGTCGCTACCGCGTCTGGCATCCGCATTGACGACCCCGCGTGCGACCTCGCACTCGCGGGCGCGCTCCTCTCCGCGAGCGCAGACGCACCGCTCCCGCTCGACGCGCTCGTGGGCGAACTCGGTCTCTCCGGCACCGTCCGCGCGGCGCGCGGCGTAACCAAACGCGTCGCCGAGGCCGCGCGCATGGGTCGCAAGCGCATCGCCGCACCCGCAGGCATCGCCGCACCGCGTGGCGCAACACTCACCACCATCGCCACCATCCGCGACCTCGCATCTTTGGCGCTCCCGCACCAACTTCGGAGACATTCCGTTTCCCCGTAGCGGAAACCTTTAGGTTTCCACGGTAGTGCCACCAAGCCGCCTACAACGAACGGCCGGATGGAGGTCTAAAGACCTCCGCTACACCATTCAACATGAAGAGCCACCGGACGACGTGCGTCCGATGGCTCTGTTGCGTCTCGCGCTACGCGATGACTTCTCGATCCTCGCGTGGGTGCTGCTTTGCGTCGGGAGCGTCACCATCACGACGACCGCCCTCGAAGGACTGCAGACCACCCTGCGGCGGTCTGACGATCATCTCCTCCGTGAGGTCAATGACGATGCGCCCCCCGGGTTCACTTCCGGACTGAATCATCCTGATCACATCGGGATCCCTCTTCATGCACGACTCCATGACACGGACTTGGCCATTCCACCAGAGTGAAACGGGGAAAAGGTACGAAAACGAAAAACCCCAAAACAGGGGCGGACGACGGGATGCTCCCGCCGTACTGATTCCAGTGTTGCACACTACCAACGCGCTGTCAAATCACTCGAGGTGAACCGTGTGCACAGACGCATCCACCACACCCTCATCTGCGATGCGACGCGCGCATGCGATGAGTGCCGAGTCCATCTCCCAGAACGGCAGCACGTTCCTTCCGGACTGCACGGTGCCAAAGATCGCCCCCGGGCCGCGCTTCGCGAGATCGAGCTCTGCGAGCGCAAATCCATCCGTCGTTTCCGCGACACGCCGAAGGTGCACGAACACCGACGGTGCGGGCAGTTGTGTCGCGAGGAAGCACGTCCCCGCAGCATCTCCTCGCCCCACACGCCCGCGCAGCTGGTGGAGCTGTGAGAGGCCAAAGCGTTCGGCATCTTCGATGATCATGACGGTCGCATTCGGCTGATCCACACCCACCTCAATGACCGTCGTCGCGACAAGGATATCCACCGTGCCGGCCCCAAACGCTCCCATGACTTCCTGCTGCTCGGCGGTCTTCATGCGGCCGTGGAGGAGGCCCACCGTCGCATCAGGGAACGCCAGCTGTGCACGCTCATAGGCCTCGGTCACCGTGGCGAGCTCGCCTCCCCCATCGTCATCAATCTTCCCGCATACGATGAACGCTTGGTGACTCGCCGCGAGCTCTGCCTTCACCGCGCGCGTCATGGTGAGCCGATCCCTCGGACCCACCACGCGCGTTGTCACCGGCAGGCGCGCGCTCGGCCGCTCGGCGAGCACGGAGACGGCGAGATCACCGAGCATCGAGAGCTGGAGCGTCCGCGGAATCGGCGTCGCGGTCATGGAGAGTAAGTGTGGGATGACACCGTCTCCCTCCCGCACCTTTCTCCGAAGTGCCGCGCGCTGATCAACGCCGAAGCGGTGCTGCTCATCAATGATCGCGAGCGCGAGATCGTGGAAGTGGACGGTGTCCGCGAGGATCGCGTGCGTACCGATGACCACCGCTGCCTCACCGTTGCTCACCGCGGTGCGAATCTCGCGGAGCGTGATGGCGATCCCGTCAATCTGCCTCGTGCTGCGCGTCCAGCACGCCACGCGGATGCCGAGCGCGTTGAGCCACTGCGTGAGCACGCGCGCCTGTTGCACCGCGAGCACCTCCGTGGGCGCGAGGTATGCCACCTGCTTTCCGGCGAGCGCCACCGCCGCCCCCGCGATTGCCGCGACTGCGGTCTTCCCCGATCCCACATCGCCATTGAGCAATCGCTGCATGGGTCGCTCACCGTGCGCCCCCTCGATGTCTTCCAAAACCTCTCCGACCGCTCGCTCCTGCGCGCCGGTGAGCGTGAACGGCACCATGGCCTTGGCACGCGCAACCATTGCCTCGTCGATCTCCACGATCGGCGCTCGTGCACTGCGCAGCTCTTCACGCGATGCCCGCACGCGCAGCATGTACGCGAGGAGCTCATCAAACTGCAATCGTCGCCGCGCAGCATCGCGGAGTACTTCGGTTTCGGGGAAATGGATGGCGCGGAGTGCATCCCTTCTGCTCATGAACCCCTCCCGCTCGCACACACCCTCCGGCAGCGTCTCCTCCACCATCGCCACCGCTGGCAGCGCACAGTGGACGAGGAAGCGCAGCTGCTTCTGCGACACTCCCGCCGTGAGCGGGTAGATCGGCACCAGTCGTCCCGCGTGGAGGTTGGCATCGGTATCCCGCTCGATGACGGGCGTCTTCATGTGCATCCCGTACCGATCCACCGTCGCCGTGCCGGCAACAATCACGCGCGTCCCAACAGGAAACGCGTGCACGAGGTACGGCTGCTGGAACCACACGCAGCGAAGCGACCCCGTCTCGTCCCGCACGACTGCCTCCGTCACCATCATCTTCCGCTGGAACGCCCGCCGGTTCGCGATGGACTCCACCCGCCCGCGCACAACCACCGCGACACCCGGACGCGCGTCCGCAATCGTCTGCATCTCCCGCAGATCTTCATGCCGAACTGGAAGATGGAACAGCACGTCCTCCACCGTTGCAACCTGCAACCGCTTGAGTCGCGCCGCAAGCTGCTTCCCAATCCCATGCAGCTTTGCAACCGATTGATTAAGCGTGGGTGTCTCCATGGAGTCCCATTGTATCCCATCGTCACTCGCCCACACATGCATGCTGGATGGACTACTCCACGCTGCTATACTTGAAAGTGCCACCGTTGTGCAATTCACCCCAACCCATGGTATGCTAACCGCGCAAACGCAAAGGAGGAATATGCTGTCCATTCACAATCGAACAACGAGTCAGGTACTGATTGCGATAGCACTCGTCGCGATCTTCGCCGGCTCCGGCTGCGAGCTCCGACGATCTGCGGTGCCCGTCAATGACGTTCCCGCGAATGGAACCACCGACACCACGGAAGACACCGGTACCGGTGGAACGGATAGCGTTGAGCCGTCCATCACCTGGACCACCTACGAAAGCCCCACCCTGGGACTCCGCGTTCCGTATCCGGAGGGGTGGAAAGCATTCACTAAACAAGATGGCCGTGTGGTGGACTTCTACAGCAGTACTCCGCCAGCAATGAGCGACGCCCCGTCCGACTTCTGGTCGGAGACCCAACCAAACGACATCGACACGGCGCTCTCGAGTTTTTTGGACATCTTCGAGCAAACTTCAGTCACTCGAAATGGCAAAACAATGATACGCATCATCTATCCATACGATGCGATCGCGGCTCCAGACATCAGGATGGTCGCATATCTGTGGGAGGGAGATGGAGTCACGAACATGCTAGGAGGACCCGAGGAGAGTCCAATCGTTGAATATGCCATCGAACACGTGGAGGTGAGGTGATGTATCGCATTCGACAAGCAGGATTACCTTTGGCGATCGGTTGTATTGTAAGCATCCTGATGCTTAGTCAGCAATCCAGAGCTGAAACCGAAGGCATCTTCTGGCTGCCATTCTCAAGCGACTACACCGTAT
This region includes:
- a CDS encoding ATP-dependent DNA helicase RecG; translated protein: METPTLNQSVAKLHGIGKQLAARLKRLQVATVEDVLFHLPVRHEDLREMQTIADARPGVAVVVRGRVESIANRRAFQRKMMVTEAVVRDETGSLRCVWFQQPYLVHAFPVGTRVIVAGTATVDRYGMHMKTPVIERDTDANLHAGRLVPIYPLTAGVSQKQLRFLVHCALPAVAMVEETLPEGVCEREGFMSRRDALRAIHFPETEVLRDAARRRLQFDELLAYMLRVRASREELRSARAPIVEIDEAMVARAKAMVPFTLTGAQERAVGEVLEDIEGAHGERPMQRLLNGDVGSGKTAVAAIAGAAVALAGKQVAYLAPTEVLAVQQARVLTQWLNALGIRVACWTRSTRQIDGIAITLREIRTAVSNGEAAVVIGTHAILADTVHFHDLALAIIDEQHRFGVDQRAALRRKVREGDGVIPHLLSMTATPIPRTLQLSMLGDLAVSVLAERPSARLPVTTRVVGPRDRLTMTRAVKAELAASHQAFIVCGKIDDDGGGELATVTEAYERAQLAFPDATVGLLHGRMKTAEQQEVMGAFGAGTVDILVATTVIEVGVDQPNATVMIIEDAERFGLSQLHQLRGRVGRGDAAGTCFLATQLPAPSVFVHLRRVAETTDGFALAELDLAKRGPGAIFGTVQSGRNVLPFWEMDSALIACARRIADEGVVDASVHTVHLE
- the radA gene encoding DNA repair protein RadA — protein: MPKTATIYACAKCDAQSPKWLGQCAECGGWGTMQVHAASPAAARAASGIVLPDIPSLHTMDATQTKHIPTGISEFDLAVGGGLIPGALLLLAGEPGIGKSTLIMQVAGAVAGQATPVLYISGEETAPQLKQRADRLNVRSEHIKVLTTNDAAVATAAIAKLRPALAIVDSIQTIALPDIPTGTGGVTQVRAVTNAILHTAKTTNVPTIIIGHVTKDGTVAGPKTLEHLVDQVAVFEGDPHGDLRVLRTTKNRYGSTDVAGVFTMTERGLDACADPASAFLTAGTPSPGSAIAAAGLGNRTILVEVQALVTKSSFGQPQRRSVGIDINRLHVILAILAQHGGVSFASSDVHVATASGIRIDDPACDLALAGALLSASADAPLPLDALVGELGLSGTVRAARGVTKRVAEAARMGRKRIAAPAGIAAPRGATLTTIATIRDLASLALPHQLRRHSVSP